The following nucleotide sequence is from Aspergillus luchuensis IFO 4308 DNA, chromosome 1, nearly complete sequence.
TTGTTCCGAGAGAGCACCAACCACTCCTCCAGAAGCCGCTTCAGGCTGCACCGATTTTTTCTGGACCTTTGACGGAGATTTCGAACAACGTGAGACCACCGCTGGCGAACCGGCCCAAGCAGTCAGTTGAACGGCGGGCGCGCACACCCGATTCATTGGATGATGTCCTCGACTATGATGTCGGCATGGAAGATtttgtggaggatgatgatggagctgGGTATGCTGAGGATCTCGCACGGGGCAAGCGTGCGGGCTCTCATCtcgatgatgcagatggcCGTCCGGACAAGCGGCTATTGACCTCGTTTGCAAAACCTAAGgtgcatcctcctcttcagccGGGAAGTACGCCTTGGAGGGGTAACCGACGCTATCTGTGTATGTGTGCTCGAGCGGCTTGAGTGGTGCTGGTCCCAGGTGTGCTGACTCTACTAGGTTTGAACCTGACCGGCTGTGTCTGGACAGTCGATCAAGAAACCCACAACACAGTGACAGTGGAGTTTTATGACCGTGAACTTCATCGCGATTTCCATTTCACTGATCCCTATCTATACGACCGGGCGTGTCTCAGTATGTTTAATGGATCCCCTAGACCAGATCAACGGTGTGGCTAACGATATCTAGATGAGCACGGAACGCTATTCTCCAATAACCCCACAGACGGCAGCCCTGCTACGATCTTCTATCGTCCGCATGAGACGTGGACGACGCGTGCGGACTGGCGGACACAGCTGCCGAAGGGCGAGTTCATTCGAGGTAAGCATCAGCCGAGTAAACACCCAAGGAGACTGAGGGTGCTGATTTAATGGCAGCGCTGGCGCTCAGTGATTCCTACATTGTCGCTGTCACGACAAAGGACTATGTCCGCGTATATACGCTATTCGGCACACCATTCAAAGTATACCGACAAAAGAGCCCGGCGGTTACTTGCGCCGCTTGGAGAGATTATATCATGACGGTGGGCAATGGCCCGCTAGGAAGCGATGGTCGTACCGCCACGCTGCGGTACACTGTGGAGAATGTCAAGCGAGATGAAGTGTGCCAGAATGAGGATGTGGTCGCCATCCCTGAGGGTGCCGAGCTGCGGAGTGTCTTCTTTTCTGATGCAGGAGTGAGTAAACCCTAAGCAGGTTCACCAGGTTCGATGTGCTAATGACCGTCTGTAGGACCCGTGTATCTACGACTCTGAAGGCGTTCTGCTCATCCTGCAACACTGGCGCACAAATGGGCAAGCTCGCTGGGTACCGCTGCTGGATACGAGACAGCTCGAGCGTCTCGCGAGCGGCCGCAAGGAGGAGACTTACTGGCCCGTTGCCGTGGCTCAAGACAAGTTCCACTGCATCATCCTCAAGGGAGGGGATAAATACCCGTACTTCCCTAGGCCTTTGCTGAGTGAATTCGACTTCCGCGTCCCCATCACGGACACGCCTGGGAAGGGgccggatgaggatgaggaagaaggcagcaCACGCGGAGAGGGGCCACGACTCGAGGAGGCGTTCGTTCGCAGCAACATCATGCTGTCCCTGTTTGAGGACCTCTTGGGATCTACCAACGCCACTACCGGCCAGCGAGCAGAGTTGGCGCGGAAGGAGTTGGAAGTGGACAAGTTCTTGCTGCAGCTACTGGCGGTGGAATGTCGCGAGGGTGAAGAGCGAGGCATGAAGGCTCTGGAACTGGTGCAGATGATGCGCGACCGCAATGGCAAGATGGTGGAGGCAGCTGTTAAGGTTGCGCAGCGTTATGGACGAGGCGTGCTGGAGGACAAGATTCGCGAGCTGGCAGAGCGACGGTACATGGgggcagatgatgatgatgaattgGCATGAGAAAGCAATTTAATTATATGCTACGGATGTAAATTAGATACCAAATGCACGGGGTTTTGCATTCTTGATCTTCGTTTTCTTCGTTCTTCGATCTATAATCTTGTGTTGCCTCAGGCTGCGACGGGGCGGGCCGACGTCATCTTCCGCTTACTTTCCATTGAACTTCATTTGCATTTCGATGCCATTTCCATTACTTTTCgacttccttccatcctcactccatctt
It contains:
- a CDS encoding WD40 repeat domain-containing protein (BUSCO:EOG09260S2Z;~COG:S;~EggNog:ENOG410PFNV;~InterPro:IPR015943,IPR022100,IPR019775,IPR001680, IPR017986;~PFAM:PF12894,PF12341,PF00400;~go_function: GO:0005515 - protein binding [Evidence IEA]), with product MATEAMRPRGRPAHTPGTTVLAYTPDGRRVITGGSNSAIRIYTVGQDGEPKTIDEGVDGHLGIGATNESFIMGAEDGTVWQYEIESGRMEKLLVRCALPVRDIAVSKDGEWAAVASDELTVKIVNIEDMTKVKYLREQAKGTKHVTFDPSGRYVTVSCTDGMLYIYSMLSDEPELVRKVDGVIRRLEPEDEATARIVWHPDGTAFASAEATRDIAIFSVGEWKKEKVFSGGHNGEVTAISWSPNGALLATAGKDGQVLLWETKTQKVLERYDFANVINLAWHPSNNSLSFTTSDGELFIYDGIVPREHQPLLQKPLQAAPIFSGPLTEISNNVRPPLANRPKQSVERRARTPDSLDDVLDYDVGMEDFVEDDDGAGYAEDLARGKRAGSHLDDADGRPDKRLLTSFAKPKVHPPLQPGSTPWRGNRRYLCLNLTGCVWTVDQETHNTVTVEFYDRELHRDFHFTDPYLYDRACLNEHGTLFSNNPTDGSPATIFYRPHETWTTRADWRTQLPKGEFIRALALSDSYIVAVTTKDYVRVYTLFGTPFKVYRQKSPAVTCAAWRDYIMTVGNGPLGSDGRTATLRYTVENVKRDEVCQNEDVVAIPEGAELRSVFFSDAGDPCIYDSEGVLLILQHWRTNGQARWVPLLDTRQLERLASGRKEETYWPVAVAQDKFHCIILKGGDKYPYFPRPLLSEFDFRVPITDTPGKGPDEDEEEGSTRGEGPRLEEAFVRSNIMLSLFEDLLGSTNATTGQRAELARKELEVDKFLLQLLAVECREGEERGMKALELVQMMRDRNGKMVEAAVKVAQRYGRGVLEDKIRELAERRYMGADDDDELA